AATGTTCGATCGTATCTTCATGATGGGTGTCAGTCCCGTTACACTGGACGATCTTTCCAGCGGATATAATATCGACTGGAATATTTCAACAGACGAGACATTCAACTCCATGATGGGATTTAACGAAACGGAAGTTCGCGAAATGTTCCACTATTATCATCAGAATAATGTGTTAACTGGCGACATTGAAACAATGATAACAGAGATGAAGCCATGGTATAACAACTATTGTTTTGCACCTAAAAGCTTGAATGAGGACAGGGTGTTCAATTGTGATATGACGCTTTATTATCTGAATTTTCAAATACAGAGACATCGTGCGCCGGATGAGATGGTAGACAAAAATATTCGTACGGATTACAGCAAATTGAAAATGCTTGCTCGCATCGATCATGATAGTGCACACGAAGGGAATCGTATGAGTACAATCGAAGAGATTGCCGCAAAAGGCGAAATCATTGTTGATTTGCATACCTCGTTTCCAGCAGAGAAAATAGCAGAGCACGACAATTTCAGAAGCCTACTCTATTATTACGGATTACTCACGATATGCGGTACACGCGGTGACCGCCTGAAGATGTGTATTCCTAATAATTGCGTTCGAGAACAATATTTAGGTTTCCTTCGCGATTACTACCAGCAAACATTCCCTGTCAATTTATCTTACCTACAAGATTTGATTGACAACCTTGCTTTCGACGGTCTTTGGAAACCATTCTTTGAAGCTGTTGCACGTGCTTATCATGAAAATTCGTCCGTACGTGATGCAATGGAAGGGGAAAGGAATTTACAGGGTTTTCTGAAAGCGTACCTGGCATTGTCTTCCTATTATCTGGTAGAGCCTGAACTGGAAATGAATTACGGATATTGCGACTTTTTCCTTTTGCCAAACAAACAGCGTTATCCCGATATAAAACACAGCTACATCCTCGAACTAAAATATGCAACCCGTAATGCAACCGACAAGGAGCTTGAAGCACAGGCAGAAGAAGGACGTAGTCAATTATACCAATATAGTGAAGACAAAAAAGTACAAGAATTGACGGAAGGGACAACCCTCCACCGGCTGCTATTGCAGTTCCGGGGGTGGGATATGGTAAAGTGCGAAGAGGTATAACCTACCCCAGCACTTTATTCTTAGCGATCGTAGCCTGGAACTCTTTCAAGTAGAACGGTTCGAAGTAAGCTACATCTTCAAACTGACCGGCTGCAAATGCTTTTTCTGCCAGGGGAATCATATTAACCGCCAACGGATGAATATCATCCAGGAAAATCGCATTCGGGGAAACGATCGCTTCACGGCATTTGGCAGCACCATTGCCGAAGAAACAAACTTTGCCTTTTTCCAGATAAGAAGCATAGGTATCGGCATCTACTATATCAGCCGAAGTTCCGCGAACTTCTTTCAAATCTGTATCGTAAATAGCTGCATATACTTCCATCCGACGGGCATCCAGCATCGCACAATACAAAGTATCTTTGTCGGCAGGTTGCTGTTTCAAAGCAGCAACAGCCAGTATTTCCAGTGTATGAATGCTGATCAACGGGATACCGTATCCGAAACATAATCCTTTGGCTACCGATACGCCGATACGCAATCCGGTATATGAACCGGGACCGCTGCTGACAGCTACAGCCTCCAGCTTCAACCCTTTCGCTTTCACTACCGCAATAGCTTCTTTCGCATAAACGCCCAGCAAGGCTGCATGTGAAGGGCCCTCAAACGAACTTTTCTCAA
This is a stretch of genomic DNA from Parabacteroides chongii. It encodes these proteins:
- a CDS encoding ATP-binding protein, which translates into the protein MNQVKGIPYGISDFNRMRNDNFYFVDKTEYLPLIEKMPSYLFLIRPRRFGKSLFLSMMRTYYDILQQKNFDKYFGDLWIGKHPTDQRNRYQVLYFDFSKAGCSLPGSDMMSSFNEYCSIIINQFAHEYAPFYDADFKTTVESLESAKAKLSYIEIKAKEKNHPLYLIIDEYDNFTNVILSEHGQKMFRDLTHASGFYREYFKQFKGMFDRIFMMGVSPVTLDDLSSGYNIDWNISTDETFNSMMGFNETEVREMFHYYHQNNVLTGDIETMITEMKPWYNNYCFAPKSLNEDRVFNCDMTLYYLNFQIQRHRAPDEMVDKNIRTDYSKLKMLARIDHDSAHEGNRMSTIEEIAAKGEIIVDLHTSFPAEKIAEHDNFRSLLYYYGLLTICGTRGDRLKMCIPNNCVREQYLGFLRDYYQQTFPVNLSYLQDLIDNLAFDGLWKPFFEAVARAYHENSSVRDAMEGERNLQGFLKAYLALSSYYLVEPELEMNYGYCDFFLLPNKQRYPDIKHSYILELKYATRNATDKELEAQAEEGRSQLYQYSEDKKVQELTEGTTLHRLLLQFRGWDMVKCEEV
- the tsaB gene encoding tRNA (adenosine(37)-N6)-threonylcarbamoyltransferase complex dimerization subunit type 1 TsaB codes for the protein MSCILNIETSTSVCSVALSAGGEVLFEKSSFEGPSHAALLGVYAKEAIAVVKAKGLKLEAVAVSSGPGSYTGLRIGVSVAKGLCFGYGIPLISIHTLEILAVAALKQQPADKDTLYCAMLDARRMEVYAAIYDTDLKEVRGTSADIVDADTYASYLEKGKVCFFGNGAAKCREAIVSPNAIFLDDIHPLAVNMIPLAEKAFAAGQFEDVAYFEPFYLKEFQATIAKNKVLG